The following are encoded together in the Kribbella voronezhensis genome:
- a CDS encoding SDR family NAD(P)-dependent oxidoreductase, producing the protein MQRFDGRVALVTAAAQGIGAAVARRIAAEGGSVIVTDLQEDKVAELAAELGDRALAVRVDVTSRADLDAAVAAGVERFGRLDLLVNNAGACVVTAMPEDTTAEEWHRQLDLTLVSAAQSIQAALPHLLKTRGNVVTISSVNGLAAFGNLEYSAAKAGQLAMTQNFAARFGSSGVRFNVVAPGTIRTPNWDNQPDALDRLAKLYPLGRVGEPEDIAAAVAFLGSDDAAWITGHTLPVEGGVLTGPSALDLTPKGPFRKEQ; encoded by the coding sequence ATGCAGCGGTTCGACGGACGGGTCGCACTGGTCACAGCGGCGGCGCAGGGGATCGGCGCCGCCGTCGCCCGCAGGATCGCCGCCGAAGGTGGTTCGGTGATCGTCACCGACCTGCAGGAGGACAAGGTCGCGGAGCTCGCCGCCGAGCTCGGCGACCGCGCCCTCGCAGTCCGGGTGGACGTCACCTCGCGCGCAGACCTCGACGCGGCGGTCGCGGCCGGGGTCGAACGCTTCGGCCGACTGGACCTGCTGGTGAACAACGCCGGCGCGTGCGTCGTCACCGCGATGCCGGAGGACACCACTGCCGAGGAGTGGCACCGCCAGCTCGATCTCACCCTGGTCAGCGCGGCCCAGAGCATCCAGGCCGCGCTCCCGCACCTGCTGAAGACGCGCGGCAACGTCGTCACCATCAGCTCGGTGAACGGCCTGGCGGCCTTCGGGAACCTCGAGTACTCCGCGGCGAAGGCCGGCCAGCTCGCGATGACCCAGAACTTCGCCGCCCGCTTCGGCTCCAGCGGGGTCCGCTTCAATGTCGTTGCCCCCGGCACCATCCGGACGCCGAACTGGGACAACCAGCCCGACGCGCTGGACCGGCTCGCCAAGTTGTACCCGCTCGGCCGGGTCGGCGAGCCCGAGGACATCGCCGCCGCCGTGGCCTTCCTGGGCTCCGACGACGCCGCCTGGATCACCGGCCACACCCTCCCGGTGGAAGGCGGCGTCCTCACCGGTCCGTCGGCACTGGACCTGACCCCGAAAGGCCCGTTCCGCAAGGAGCAGTAG
- a CDS encoding class I SAM-dependent methyltransferase translates to MGDPVADNYDELPLWSAPFGQLILEHVPLRRGQTIVDLGAGTGFLTVELAQRSAAARVIAVDPWAEAMEVLRRKVDYLGLTNVELVTADASALDLPDSSVDVVVSNLGVNNFDNAAAVLTECHRVLRPGGRLLLSTNLVGHMAEFYDAFRSVYDGKALDDHIAHRADVDGTLELLQRAGFTASVVASTEFRMRFADGTALLNHYFIKLGFLDGWLAIAGQEVLDAVEQELNRRGEVSLTVPAACFDAVKG, encoded by the coding sequence ATGGGAGACCCGGTCGCGGACAACTACGACGAGCTGCCGTTGTGGTCGGCGCCCTTCGGGCAGCTGATCCTCGAGCACGTGCCGCTGCGCCGCGGCCAGACGATCGTGGACCTCGGCGCCGGCACCGGCTTCCTGACCGTCGAACTGGCCCAGCGCAGCGCGGCGGCCCGGGTGATCGCGGTCGATCCGTGGGCCGAGGCGATGGAGGTACTGCGGCGCAAGGTCGACTACCTCGGCTTGACCAACGTCGAGCTGGTGACCGCGGACGCCTCGGCGCTCGACCTCCCGGACTCCTCGGTCGACGTCGTCGTCTCCAACCTGGGCGTCAACAACTTCGACAACGCCGCCGCGGTCCTCACCGAGTGCCATCGCGTACTCCGGCCAGGTGGTCGCCTGCTGCTCAGTACCAACCTGGTCGGGCACATGGCCGAGTTCTACGACGCCTTCCGCTCGGTGTACGACGGGAAGGCCCTGGACGACCACATCGCGCATCGAGCCGACGTCGACGGCACGCTCGAGCTGTTGCAGCGGGCAGGCTTCACCGCGAGCGTCGTGGCCAGCACCGAGTTCCGGATGCGCTTCGCCGACGGTACGGCGTTGCTGAACCACTACTTCATCAAGCTGGGCTTCCTCGACGGCTGGCTCGCGATCGCCGGCCAGGAAGTCCTCGACGCCGTCGAACAGGAACTCAACCGGCGTGGTGAGGTCTCGCTCACCGTGCCGGCCGCGTGTTTCGACGCCGTCAAAGGCTGA
- a CDS encoding sugar phosphate nucleotidyltransferase, which produces MIGLVLAAGAGRRLRPYTDTLPKALVPIDAETSVLDLTLANFAEVGLTDVAIVVGYAAQAIADRRKDMESRYGVTLELVHNDKAEEWNNAYSLWCARDLFGQGMVLANGDTVHPVSVEHTLLEARGGDQQIILALDTVKSLADEEMKVIWSEANGVERITKLMEPAEATGEYIGLTLIEPSAAEDLADALKTTWERDPNLYYEDGYQELANRGRRIDVAPIGKVDWVEIDNHEDLARAREIVCPS; this is translated from the coding sequence ATGATCGGACTCGTTCTCGCCGCCGGAGCCGGGCGCCGCCTGCGCCCCTACACCGACACGCTGCCCAAGGCCCTGGTGCCCATCGACGCGGAGACCAGCGTGCTCGACCTGACGCTGGCCAACTTCGCCGAGGTCGGGCTGACCGACGTCGCGATCGTCGTCGGGTACGCCGCGCAGGCGATCGCGGACCGCCGGAAGGACATGGAGAGCCGGTACGGCGTGACGCTCGAACTCGTCCACAACGACAAGGCGGAGGAGTGGAACAACGCCTACTCGCTGTGGTGTGCCCGTGACCTGTTCGGCCAGGGCATGGTGCTCGCGAACGGCGACACCGTGCACCCGGTCTCGGTCGAGCACACGCTGCTCGAGGCCCGCGGCGGCGACCAGCAGATCATCCTCGCCCTCGACACCGTGAAGTCGCTGGCGGACGAGGAGATGAAGGTGATCTGGTCCGAGGCCAACGGCGTCGAGCGGATCACCAAGCTGATGGAGCCGGCGGAGGCGACCGGCGAGTACATCGGGCTCACCCTGATCGAGCCGTCCGCGGCCGAGGACCTCGCGGATGCTTTGAAAACCACCTGGGAGCGCGACCCGAACCTGTATTACGAGGACGGCTACCAGGAACTGGCGAACCGCGGCCGCCGCATCGACGTGGCCCCGATCGGCAAGGTCGACTGGGTCGAGATCGACAACCACGAGGACCTGGCCCGGGCGCGGGAGATCGTATGCCCCTCCTAG
- a CDS encoding iron-containing alcohol dehydrogenase family protein gives MPLLARMVTAPLVVDVRRGALAELGTILADQRISTSGRVAIAVGSTYGPTVQKTFADGLAGADWYSVEGGTINAAIRLVEQVRTKRYDAIVGVGGGTVLDVTKFAAARLGLPMVAVATNLAHDGIASPISTLDNDAGRGSYGVPAPLAVLVDLDLVGQAPERSVRSGIGEILSNLSAIADWEAAHRRHGEEIDGLAVSLARTSAQAVLNHPGNVADDDFLATLAEGLVLSGISMVVAGTSRPSSGACHEISHSIDLLHASRRGYHGEQVGLGAAFAWFLRGDPDRFHATVDCLARHALPVRPSDLGFSLAEFTAIVEYAPQTRPGRITILEESALTTDGIAEQVAAFDDQVLARISPDGSLTPEGVALD, from the coding sequence ATGCCCCTCCTAGCCCGGATGGTCACCGCGCCGCTGGTCGTCGACGTACGCCGCGGTGCTCTCGCCGAGCTGGGCACGATCCTGGCCGACCAGCGGATCTCCACCTCCGGGCGGGTCGCGATCGCGGTCGGCTCGACGTACGGACCGACCGTGCAGAAGACGTTCGCGGACGGCCTGGCCGGCGCCGACTGGTACTCCGTCGAGGGCGGCACCATCAACGCGGCGATCCGGCTGGTCGAGCAGGTCCGGACCAAGCGGTACGACGCGATCGTCGGCGTCGGCGGCGGGACCGTGCTGGACGTGACGAAGTTCGCGGCCGCACGGCTCGGGCTGCCGATGGTCGCGGTCGCCACCAACCTGGCGCACGACGGGATCGCCTCGCCGATCAGCACCCTGGACAACGACGCCGGCCGCGGCTCGTACGGCGTACCGGCGCCGCTGGCCGTCCTCGTCGACCTCGACCTGGTCGGCCAGGCGCCCGAGCGCTCGGTGCGGTCCGGGATCGGCGAGATCCTGTCGAACCTGTCCGCGATCGCCGACTGGGAAGCGGCCCATCGCCGGCACGGTGAGGAGATCGACGGCCTCGCGGTGTCGCTCGCCCGGACCTCGGCACAGGCAGTGCTGAACCATCCGGGCAACGTCGCGGACGACGACTTCCTGGCCACCCTGGCCGAAGGCCTGGTGCTGTCCGGCATCTCGATGGTGGTCGCCGGTACGTCGCGGCCGTCGTCGGGCGCGTGCCACGAGATCTCGCACTCGATCGACCTGCTGCATGCTTCGCGGCGCGGCTACCACGGGGAGCAGGTGGGCCTGGGGGCTGCGTTCGCCTGGTTCCTGCGGGGCGATCCGGATCGGTTCCATGCGACGGTGGATTGCCTTGCCAGGCACGCGTTGCCGGTGCGGCCGTCGGACCTCGGCTTCTCGCTGGCGGAGTTCACCGCGATCGTCGAGTACGCGCCGCAGACCCGGCCTGGGCGGATCACGATCCTCGAGGAGTCCGCGTTGACGACGGACGGCATCGCCGAACAGGTGGCCGCCTTCGACGACCAGGTCCTCGCCCGGATCAGCCCGGACGGATCGCTGACACCCGAGGGCGTCGCGCTCGACTGA
- a CDS encoding ATP-binding protein has product MASVTERKVVSVLFCDLVGFTAASESADPEDVRRWLLPYHQLLRDTVERFGGTVEKFAGDAILAVFGAPRSREDDAERAVRAALAILDALAATGTLEVRIGIDTGEALVELGARPELGEPFVTGLVVNGAARLQTSAPVGTVVVGAGTYAATSRVFAYEPLEPVAVKGLSHPLSRWQAGKPRARFGADVIRDLSTPLVGRQRDLTLLRTSFDKAVAERAPQFVTLLGEPGIGKSRLVAELGAELDRRDELVTWREGRCLPYGEGPFWPIAEIFKAQAGILDTDPPTAAAEKLEAILPEGADRSWLRARVRPLVGAETGSVPTGSVTQEESFAAWRQLIEGFAEHAPTVIVLEDLHWAKDALLHFVDHLVDWVTGLPLLVVITARPELLERGPRWTRGLQNALTIGLSPLSGSETDQLMTRLLTDGAVPPDTKAELVQRADGNPLYAEELARMVKDSGSGHATVDLPSGISSIIAARLDTLEPDRKALLANAAVIGRVFWAEAVAVLSHRDAADVVQALQELARKELVRPVRQSSMGGQHEYTFWHALTRDVAYNQVPRAERAARHIAAADWLEAQCATRQAEATNTIAHHLETALELSRAVGDDRVIEELSPRARRYDQLAAELAMNVDTADALRLLDQALALTPVDDPERPEVLSRWGWAAFLSGRLDDALAAFREAAAGFDAAGNVVGMARALRMSTYPMNNMAERLDTINRVVAMLEALGPSEDLVGALAGQASILSVAGRRDDAFAAATRSLAMASEHGYAVPYRALEALGLSRIANGDTGGLVDIKHALAALQELGQARDTAVTWLNYGFVVWQIEGPVAALDSLREAREYTDRRRLVELDQQITCMVLELMVETGELAEVVSGCREQLDHPGPAFILLRRIEVLAALARAQLELGQEGAREAAEEAYQLAIKVGWPDLVAISGAPVATARAAAGDRAGVREVIQRLLELEELTGSHEFAARLPAYVRAALAVDEPDIAAALTARLVPLLPMWEYSVKTAESLLAEHRGDRTTAAAGFAKVAAHWKAFGSQLEHSYAIQGLARTSQP; this is encoded by the coding sequence ATGGCCTCCGTCACGGAGCGCAAGGTCGTCTCGGTGCTGTTCTGCGACCTGGTCGGTTTCACGGCCGCCTCGGAGTCCGCGGACCCCGAGGACGTCCGGCGCTGGCTGCTGCCCTACCACCAGTTGCTGCGCGACACCGTCGAGCGCTTCGGCGGCACGGTCGAGAAGTTCGCCGGGGACGCGATCCTGGCGGTCTTCGGCGCTCCACGCTCCCGCGAGGACGACGCCGAGCGGGCCGTCCGGGCCGCTCTGGCGATTCTGGACGCCCTGGCCGCGACGGGAACGCTCGAAGTCCGGATCGGGATCGACACCGGCGAGGCGCTGGTCGAGCTGGGCGCCAGACCCGAGCTCGGCGAGCCGTTCGTGACCGGTCTGGTCGTCAACGGGGCCGCCCGGTTGCAGACCTCGGCGCCCGTCGGCACGGTCGTGGTCGGCGCGGGTACCTACGCGGCGACCAGCCGGGTCTTCGCCTACGAACCGCTGGAACCCGTTGCAGTCAAGGGACTCAGCCACCCCCTCAGCCGATGGCAGGCAGGCAAGCCGCGGGCCCGCTTCGGCGCGGACGTGATCCGTGACCTCAGTACGCCGCTGGTCGGGCGGCAGCGTGATCTCACCCTGCTCCGGACCTCGTTCGACAAGGCCGTCGCGGAACGCGCACCCCAGTTCGTCACCCTGCTGGGCGAACCAGGGATCGGCAAGTCCCGGCTGGTCGCCGAGCTCGGTGCCGAACTGGACCGGCGCGACGAACTGGTGACGTGGCGCGAAGGCCGCTGCCTGCCGTACGGCGAGGGCCCGTTCTGGCCGATCGCGGAGATCTTCAAGGCGCAGGCCGGCATCCTCGACACCGATCCGCCGACGGCGGCCGCCGAGAAGCTGGAGGCGATCCTGCCCGAAGGCGCGGACCGGTCCTGGTTGCGAGCCAGGGTCCGGCCGCTGGTCGGCGCCGAGACCGGCAGTGTGCCGACCGGCTCGGTGACGCAGGAGGAGTCGTTCGCCGCCTGGCGTCAACTGATCGAGGGATTCGCGGAGCACGCCCCGACGGTGATCGTGCTGGAAGACCTGCACTGGGCCAAGGACGCCCTGCTGCACTTCGTCGACCACCTCGTCGACTGGGTCACCGGCCTCCCGCTGCTGGTCGTCATCACCGCGCGGCCCGAGTTGCTGGAACGCGGCCCCCGCTGGACCCGCGGACTCCAGAACGCCCTGACGATCGGTCTCTCCCCGTTGTCCGGCAGCGAGACCGACCAGCTGATGACCCGCCTGCTCACCGACGGCGCCGTGCCGCCGGACACCAAGGCCGAACTGGTCCAGCGCGCTGACGGAAACCCCTTGTACGCCGAGGAACTCGCGCGGATGGTGAAGGACTCCGGCTCGGGCCACGCCACCGTCGACCTGCCGTCGGGAATCAGTTCGATCATCGCCGCCCGCCTGGACACGCTGGAGCCGGATCGCAAAGCACTGTTGGCGAACGCGGCCGTGATCGGCCGGGTCTTCTGGGCCGAGGCCGTCGCCGTCCTCAGCCACCGCGACGCGGCGGACGTCGTACAGGCGTTGCAGGAGCTGGCGCGGAAGGAGTTGGTGCGGCCGGTCCGGCAGTCGTCGATGGGTGGCCAGCACGAGTACACCTTCTGGCATGCGCTGACCCGCGATGTCGCCTACAACCAGGTGCCGCGAGCGGAGCGGGCGGCGCGGCACATCGCTGCGGCGGACTGGCTGGAAGCACAGTGCGCGACCCGGCAGGCCGAGGCGACCAACACCATCGCCCATCATCTGGAGACCGCGCTCGAGCTGTCCCGGGCCGTCGGCGACGACCGGGTGATCGAGGAGTTGTCACCGCGGGCCAGGCGCTACGACCAGTTGGCCGCCGAGCTGGCGATGAACGTGGACACCGCCGACGCGCTCAGGCTGCTCGACCAGGCTCTCGCGCTGACCCCGGTGGACGATCCGGAGCGGCCGGAGGTGCTGTCCCGCTGGGGCTGGGCCGCCTTCCTGTCCGGGCGGCTCGACGACGCGCTGGCCGCGTTCCGCGAGGCCGCCGCCGGATTCGATGCCGCAGGCAACGTGGTCGGAATGGCCCGGGCGTTGCGGATGTCCACCTATCCGATGAACAACATGGCCGAGCGGCTGGACACGATCAACCGGGTGGTCGCGATGCTCGAAGCCCTCGGGCCGAGCGAGGACCTGGTCGGTGCGCTGGCCGGGCAGGCGAGCATCCTGTCGGTCGCGGGCCGGCGCGACGACGCCTTCGCCGCGGCGACCCGCTCCCTGGCGATGGCGTCCGAGCACGGGTACGCCGTGCCGTACCGCGCGCTGGAGGCGCTCGGGCTGTCCCGGATCGCCAACGGAGACACCGGCGGACTGGTCGACATCAAGCACGCGCTGGCCGCCCTCCAGGAGCTGGGTCAGGCGCGCGACACCGCCGTCACCTGGCTCAACTACGGTTTCGTCGTCTGGCAGATCGAAGGTCCGGTAGCGGCGCTCGACTCGCTGCGGGAGGCTCGCGAATACACCGACCGGCGCAGGCTGGTGGAACTCGATCAGCAGATCACGTGCATGGTGCTGGAGTTGATGGTCGAGACCGGTGAACTGGCGGAGGTCGTCAGTGGTTGCCGGGAGCAACTGGATCATCCGGGCCCGGCGTTCATCCTGCTGCGCCGGATCGAGGTGCTCGCGGCGCTGGCCCGGGCCCAGTTGGAGCTCGGCCAGGAGGGCGCCCGGGAAGCCGCGGAAGAGGCGTACCAGCTGGCGATCAAGGTCGGCTGGCCCGATCTCGTGGCGATCTCGGGCGCACCGGTCGCCACGGCGCGAGCCGCGGCCGGGGACCGCGCGGGTGTCCGCGAAGTGATCCAGCGGCTGCTGGAGCTGGAAGAGCTGACCGGCAGCCACGAGTTCGCTGCGCGGCTGCCTGCTTATGTCCGCGCTGCTCTGGCGGTCGACGAGCCCGACATCGCCGCCGCGCTGACCGCCCGGCTGGTGCCGCTGTTGCCGATGTGGGAGTACTCGGTGAAGACAGCAGAGAGCCTGCTGGCAGAGCACCGCGGCGACCGTACGACGGCAGCGGCCGGCTTCGCCAAGGTCGCGGCCCACTGGAAGGCGTTCGGCAGCCAACTCGAACACAGCTACGCCATCCAGGGCCTGGCTCGCACCAGCCAGCCCTGA
- the metX gene encoding homoserine O-acetyltransferase MetX — translation MTQDRPSASVREWSIGARGRDTGAQDDDALPVPAGVGQTPGQVAGEWRTDNPDPRPAAGGEEPAGGRQLAGIGSLVLESGDSLPGVVIAYETWGRPNAARDNAVLICHALTGDAHVVGPAGPGQPTPGWWDGLIGPGRSVDPADWYVVAANVLGGCQGSTGPSSPAPDGKAWGSRFPAITVRDQVAAEAALSTRLGIDRWAAVIGGSMGGMRALEWLLLYPERVATSVVLASTGYATAEQIAWCAPQLAAIEEDPAWQGGDYYGTGTAPTSGLGIARQIAHITYRSEYELASRFGRKPQGDGRFAVESYLDHHATKLVNRFDAGSYAVLTRAMNSHDIGRDRGGLRQALENLTGRLVIAAVDSDRLYPARLSAELVEARPDAGPLHLIKSPYGHDGFLIELEQVGALIADTLGS, via the coding sequence ATGACTCAGGATCGTCCGTCCGCGTCCGTCAGGGAGTGGAGCATCGGCGCCCGGGGGCGGGACACCGGTGCTCAGGACGACGACGCGCTGCCGGTTCCGGCGGGCGTCGGCCAAACACCAGGTCAGGTGGCCGGTGAGTGGCGGACGGACAATCCTGACCCAAGACCGGCGGCAGGGGGTGAGGAGCCGGCCGGCGGGCGGCAGCTTGCCGGGATCGGCTCGCTGGTGCTGGAGAGTGGCGACTCGCTGCCTGGCGTGGTGATCGCCTATGAGACCTGGGGCCGGCCGAACGCCGCCCGGGACAACGCCGTCCTCATCTGCCATGCCCTGACCGGGGACGCACATGTGGTCGGCCCAGCCGGCCCGGGGCAACCCACCCCGGGCTGGTGGGACGGCCTGATCGGCCCGGGCCGATCTGTCGATCCCGCCGACTGGTACGTCGTGGCCGCGAACGTCCTCGGTGGTTGCCAGGGCTCCACCGGACCGTCGTCACCCGCGCCGGACGGGAAGGCGTGGGGCAGCAGGTTTCCCGCGATCACCGTCCGGGACCAGGTCGCCGCTGAGGCAGCACTCTCCACCCGGCTCGGTATCGACCGCTGGGCGGCGGTGATCGGCGGCTCGATGGGCGGCATGCGGGCGCTCGAATGGCTGCTGCTGTATCCGGAGCGGGTCGCGACGTCCGTGGTACTGGCTTCCACCGGGTATGCCACGGCGGAGCAGATCGCCTGGTGTGCACCGCAACTCGCCGCCATCGAAGAGGATCCGGCGTGGCAGGGCGGTGACTACTACGGGACCGGAACAGCTCCCACCTCAGGACTCGGCATCGCCCGGCAGATCGCGCACATCACCTACCGGTCGGAGTACGAACTCGCCAGCCGCTTCGGGCGCAAACCCCAAGGAGACGGCCGCTTCGCCGTCGAGTCGTACCTCGACCACCACGCCACGAAGCTCGTCAATCGCTTCGACGCGGGCTCGTACGCCGTCCTGACGCGCGCGATGAATTCGCACGACATCGGCCGGGACCGCGGCGGTCTTCGCCAGGCGCTGGAGAATCTGACCGGCCGCCTGGTGATCGCGGCCGTCGACTCGGACCGGCTCTATCCGGCGCGCCTGTCCGCCGAACTCGTCGAGGCCCGTCCGGACGCCGGCCCGCTGCACCTGATCAAGTCCCCGTACGGCCACGACGGCTTCCTGATCGAACTCGAGCAGGTCGGCGCGCTGATCGCAGACACGCTCGGCTCGTGA
- a CDS encoding cyclic nucleotide-binding domain-containing protein, producing the protein MSYESLPRFLAKIDLFEGLPAETLTDLIGRGTTLTTPAGASVVQQGGDDNGLQVVLEGSAEVTVNGEARPALGVGDYFGEISLLDGQPRSASVVAGPDGLTTFALSSLAFAPVVKENPDVAQTLLKALCGRIRSLEAAQRA; encoded by the coding sequence ATGAGTTACGAGTCCCTGCCGCGGTTCCTGGCGAAGATCGACCTCTTCGAGGGGCTGCCGGCCGAAACGCTGACCGACCTGATCGGCCGCGGCACGACCCTGACGACGCCGGCCGGTGCGTCGGTGGTGCAGCAGGGCGGCGACGACAACGGCCTGCAGGTCGTGCTGGAAGGCTCGGCCGAGGTGACCGTCAACGGCGAGGCGCGGCCCGCGCTGGGCGTGGGGGACTACTTCGGCGAGATCTCCCTGCTGGACGGGCAGCCGCGCTCGGCGTCCGTGGTGGCCGGTCCCGACGGGCTGACCACGTTCGCCCTGTCGTCGCTGGCGTTCGCCCCGGTGGTGAAGGAGAACCCGGACGTCGCGCAGACGTTGCTCAAGGCGCTGTGCGGACGGATCCGCTCGCTCGAGGCCGCCCAAAGGGCCTGA
- the galE gene encoding UDP-glucose 4-epimerase GalE, with the protein MTWLVTGGAGYIGSHVVRAFRADGIDVVVIDDLSSGKAEFLVEGVPFVEANLLDADATRKALEGVSGVVHLAGYKYAGVSVEKPMHTYTQNVTAMVTLLTAMAETDVRNIVFSSSAGVYGTPKDEVVTEQTPPDPQSPYGETKLIGEWLLADQAKAVPLNHTSLRYFNVVGSGDPKVYDASPYNLFPIVCNMLTQGKTPELHAGHPTPDGTSIKDYVHVSDLARAHVAAARALDSGKTLEPVYNLGSGTGTSVRQIMDAARRVTGIDFTPTEGPRRPGDPSRVVASGELAARDLEWKNIHTVDEMFASAWEAWPKG; encoded by the coding sequence ATGACATGGCTCGTGACTGGTGGTGCCGGGTACATCGGATCGCATGTGGTGCGGGCGTTCCGCGCGGACGGGATCGACGTCGTCGTGATCGACGACCTGTCCAGCGGGAAGGCCGAGTTCCTGGTGGAGGGCGTCCCGTTCGTCGAGGCGAACCTGCTCGACGCCGACGCGACGCGTAAGGCGCTCGAGGGGGTCAGCGGAGTCGTGCACCTGGCGGGCTACAAGTACGCCGGGGTGTCGGTCGAGAAGCCGATGCACACCTATACCCAGAACGTCACCGCGATGGTCACCCTGCTGACCGCGATGGCCGAGACCGACGTCCGCAACATCGTCTTCTCCTCCAGCGCGGGCGTCTACGGCACCCCGAAGGACGAGGTCGTCACCGAGCAGACGCCGCCGGACCCGCAGAGCCCGTACGGCGAGACGAAGCTGATCGGCGAATGGCTGCTCGCGGACCAGGCCAAGGCGGTGCCGCTGAACCACACCTCGCTGCGCTACTTCAACGTGGTCGGCTCCGGCGACCCGAAGGTGTACGACGCGAGCCCGTACAACCTCTTCCCGATCGTCTGCAACATGCTGACGCAGGGAAAGACGCCGGAGCTCCACGCCGGCCACCCGACCCCGGACGGCACCTCGATCAAGGACTACGTGCACGTGTCCGACCTGGCCCGGGCCCACGTCGCCGCGGCGCGGGCGCTGGACTCGGGCAAGACCCTCGAGCCGGTCTACAACCTGGGCAGCGGCACCGGTACGTCGGTCCGCCAGATCATGGATGCGGCCCGCCGGGTCACCGGCATCGACTTCACCCCCACCGAGGGCCCGCGCCGTCCTGGCGACCCGTCGCGCGTGGTCGCCTCCGGCGAGCTGGCCGCCCGGGACCTGGAGTGGAAGAACATCCACACCGTCGACGAGATGTTCGCCTCCGCCTGGGAAGCCTGGCCGAAGGGCTGA
- a CDS encoding bifunctional o-acetylhomoserine/o-acetylserine sulfhydrylase, whose protein sequence is MSEPSWSFETRQIHAGQTSDPTTLARALPIYQTTSYTFDSTDHAASLFGLQEFGNIYTRIQNPTQDAVEQRIASLEGGTAALLVSSGQAATSLALLNVAEAGDHVVSSPSLYGGTYNLFHYTFPKLGVEVSFVEDPSDPESWKAAIRPNTKAFFGETIANPKSEILDLEAIAGVAHEYGVPLIVDNTVATPYALRPFEHGADVVVHSATKYLGGHGTAIAGVIVDSGKFDYAANPERFPGFNQPDPSYHGLTYGTALGVGSDLGNLAYILKARVQWLRDLGTAVSPFNAFLISQGLETLSLRIERHLDNALAVAQWLEGRDEVDSVAYASLPSSPYYALAQKYTPRGAGAVVAFEIKGGVDAGKRFVDALQLHSHVANIGDVRSLVIHPASTTHSQLSVEDQLASGVTPGLVRLAVGLEHLDDILADLEVGFAAAKSA, encoded by the coding sequence ATGAGCGAACCCAGCTGGTCCTTCGAGACCCGCCAGATCCATGCCGGCCAGACCTCCGACCCGACCACCTTGGCCCGGGCGCTGCCGATCTACCAGACCACGTCGTACACCTTCGACAGCACCGATCATGCCGCGAGCCTGTTCGGCCTGCAGGAGTTCGGCAACATCTACACCCGGATCCAGAACCCGACCCAGGACGCGGTCGAGCAGCGGATCGCCAGCCTGGAAGGCGGAACCGCCGCGCTACTGGTCTCCTCGGGGCAGGCCGCGACCTCGCTCGCGCTGCTGAACGTCGCCGAGGCCGGCGACCACGTGGTCAGCAGCCCGAGCCTGTACGGCGGGACGTACAACCTGTTCCACTACACGTTCCCCAAGCTCGGCGTCGAGGTGAGCTTCGTCGAGGATCCGAGCGACCCGGAGTCCTGGAAAGCCGCGATCCGGCCGAACACCAAGGCGTTCTTCGGCGAGACGATCGCCAACCCGAAGAGCGAGATCCTCGACCTCGAGGCGATCGCGGGAGTCGCCCACGAGTACGGCGTACCGCTGATCGTCGACAACACCGTCGCCACGCCGTACGCGCTGCGGCCGTTCGAGCACGGCGCGGACGTGGTGGTGCACTCGGCGACGAAGTACCTGGGCGGCCACGGTACGGCGATCGCCGGCGTGATCGTGGACTCGGGCAAGTTCGACTATGCCGCGAACCCCGAACGCTTCCCCGGCTTCAACCAGCCGGACCCGAGCTACCACGGCCTCACGTACGGCACCGCGCTCGGCGTCGGCTCCGATCTCGGCAACCTGGCCTACATCCTGAAGGCCCGGGTGCAGTGGTTGCGCGACCTCGGTACTGCCGTGTCGCCGTTCAACGCGTTCCTGATCTCGCAAGGCCTGGAGACGCTGTCGCTGCGGATCGAGCGGCACCTCGACAACGCGCTAGCGGTGGCGCAGTGGCTGGAAGGCCGCGACGAGGTGGACAGCGTCGCGTACGCCAGCCTCCCGTCGAGCCCGTACTACGCGCTCGCGCAGAAGTACACGCCGCGGGGCGCCGGTGCCGTGGTGGCGTTCGAGATCAAGGGCGGCGTGGACGCGGGCAAGCGGTTCGTGGATGCCCTGCAACTGCACAGTCATGTGGCGAACATCGGCGACGTCCGGTCGCTGGTGATCCACCCGGCGTCGACCACGCACAGCCAGTTGTCCGTCGAGGACCAGCTTGCCTCGGGCGTCACGCCGGGGCTGGTCCGGCTCGCGGTCGGCCTCGAACACCTCGACGACATCCTGGCCGATCTCGAGGTCGGGTTCGCCGCCGCCAAGTCGGCCTGA